The Pygocentrus nattereri isolate fPygNat1 chromosome 12, fPygNat1.pri, whole genome shotgun sequence genome includes the window GGTGGCCTCATCAGCCTGACAGCAAAGGTGGAAATGAGTTGTGTGTTGTCATGTTTGGAGCAGGGGCATAGCTTGATGTTTCCTGTGACAGCGCATGATGGTAAGATGGAACATGCCCACATTTCCCTCTAGTTATGAGATATATGATAGCCTGGGAAAGGGTCAATggacactgaaaacacacacacacacacacacacacacacacacacacacacacacacgcacacacacacactttcactgaATAGGATGGTACATTTCTGCTAAGTTGTTCCAACTACACTACAAGGCTAAGCACTGATATAGAGAGCTGATTGTTAGCCTTTATGTTTACTATCTGATGTCTTTTCTTCGCAGTCTTTGCAATTCACCACTTCATGGTCTTAAATAGTCTTCAATTATCCCCTCCTTAGGTAAAgataatacatattttaatgtCTTCACTGGAAAGAACTGGACAGAGGCTCAGAGCTTCTGTAGAACATATTACACTGATCTGGTCAGTGTGAGGAAGGAGACAGAACTACAAGAAATACAGAGAGTCTCAAATGGGCATTCAGTATGGATCGGTCTGTATAGACGCCGACTGTGGTCAGATCAGAGCAGCTCCACTCTCGCATACTGGAGACCCACTGTTCAGTCGGCATATGCACAACCTGACAATGGTAGATGGCAATCTGTAGAACAGCAATGTACAGCTGTGGATCGATGGGCCGACGAGGACTGCTTTGCCAGGTTCCCTTTCATCTGCTATAGTGGTAAGGCGGACACATAGAATTGATCCTGAGGTGTCTTTACACTCATCTTGTAtttgttatttcattttatacgTAAAGTCAGATTCTCTATTTTTGTGTGTGCTCTGTTGAAGGCCTCATTCCTCCGTATGAAAGGGAGTGAATCTATATAATGGTGTGCCGGGGATACCTGATagcctttccagatgtttcCTTATGGCAAGCGCACACTCAGCTTAAAAAGCTAAGCCACTTCAGACAGGGAGAGATCCCACATTGGCCTTAGGGACTCTCACAGGTCTTCAGCGctatcttttaatttgaaataaagttgttcatgtttaaatccagatagtgtctacagagaTTTCGTCTCCACACCTACACagctgagaataaacaacaatcCCCCTGTTACTGAAATAGATAATTACTGTCTTACCGATTCATTTTTACTGTCATTGatccatattagtccagttcaACGAGAATATTTTGGAAGGGGTTTATATTCATTGAAAAACTAAGGAGGATGAAGGAGGAACAAAAGACTAGACTAGACACAGAAGTAAAGCAGGAGagataagggagaggagagggagacagtGCGACGGCCTTCGTTTACATTGATAGATCTTTACATTGACTAACATTAGAAGTAAAGAACGTCgtctattttggagatatttgtgTTACGTTGGACAGTAAATAGTCTGACTGGTGTGAAACACACTTTCACTGTCTTCCCATTCTTTGATAAAATCTCACAGCACATGTTACTAATGCCATTAAAAAAAGGATATACCCTGCTGTCCCTGCTAATAGTAACCCTAGTGCTGCAGTTCCTAACCCCACTCCAGCAAGAGCTGAACATACTCTATCTTCAAGAAACTGCTTTGGATTCTCCATTATTCTTCTAATCCACCCAGTGATACCAgacttttcctcttcttctttctttcttctctcctccatctctctgagATCCTTCTGGGCCTGCTGGTAGAGCTCATTGTTGTAGAAATGTTCCCCATTCCTCTCTAACAGCAGATCAATCTTCTCCAGTAGCTCTGTGACCTGAGAGCCATTTTCCCTGTCTTCATTATTTAATACATGAAATCTCCCACCACAGCTGTTTATGACTTTATTAAGCTCTATACTTTCTGTAATGTAATCCTCCACTCTTTTACCCTTCAGCTGATCAGCATGGGTGAGCAGAACGATGGAGCAGATTGAAGCATATTCTCCAAAGTTCTCCAGAATCCACTTCACAGtgttcctctcctcctctgagAATCTAGTGGCCAAACTGATGACCAGTAGGAAGACGCAGGGTCCAGGACCACCCATACTGATACATTTCTCTACTTCAGCTTTCAGCTCTTCTTTAGTCATTGAGGTGTCAAAGATCCCAGGAGTGTCGATCACTGAGATACATGTTCCTTCCCTCTCAACCACATGCTCCTTGCACTGTGCTGTGACAGATTTTGGTGAAACGTCTTCTACGAACACTTTGCTGCCGAGGATGGTGTTTCCTGCTGAACTCTTTCCTGATCCAGTTTTACCCAGCAGCACAATCCTCATGTCCGAGCAAAGGAATCGAcctgtggaaaaaaacacatgtacaaatacaaatacaagcCTTGTTGCACTTTGCATCATCTAAAATACTGCCTTAACCTTCCACTGTTCCTGCAACTGAGCACATAGATCCTTTTACTATCCCAGTTTCAGGAAAGTGAAACTGATCCATGTTCTAGTGGATTTGAATACATTACTGCAGCTAACATGggcaaaaatgtacatttggtGTAGAGCCAGCCTCAAGTATATGCTGTGTATATGCTTTATGATGTACTCTTTCACAAACAAATGAGACTAATGTGTAGTTTACCAATGTTTACCCATTCGGAAATGTCCAGCCACACTTATGCAGAGTCAATGGTAACtcttgtgttgttgtttttgtgttgccATTAATCCAGTTATTGGAGGAATTTACATATTGTCTGCAATaaatgtgtggttggttagtgtagtggttaacacctctgccttctacactgtagactgggcttcaatcccccacctgggtaagctccctacattataccaataagagtccttgggcaagactcccaacaccaccttcgcctacttgtgtaaaatgatcaaactgtaagttgctctggataagggcgtcaaataaatgtaatgtaaatgataaataaCAGACCAATTTAAAACAGCAAATTATTCTGATGTCACAGCTGACAACTTGTTTAGTAACAAAAATATACTATcaatttgattaacttcgtgTTCTCATATATTTACggtatttggctgacgctctatATACTGACTCAGGTCACTGCATTGAAGTCTAATGCTAATGTTCAtacccatccaaataaagcaACATTCATACCAAATAAGTTTTATGAAGTAAGCTATTAAACATAACAGGAATATTTGGTGAAAAAATGGCATAGAtttaaaattcaattaaatcaTGTTCTTTTGGGGTTTACTTGAATTTTGGTCCCAAAATATTGAAAGTGGGTCATTTTCAGATTAATTACTGTGAAGCCTTTTCACTTTACAATAAACAATGCTGTTCAGAAAACAGAGCATTACGTGAACTTAGTTCAAGACAAATCAGTTTATTAATAGAATGTTCAGTGGACAAAGGTACAAGTTATAAttcattaatattatatattaatatgatGCTACAAAACAGAATCACACTACTAAATTCGACTTAATGCATACTTTGTTTTATCTGGGAAAGAGATGGACAACAAGAATGAAACTTAAAACACAAGACCCAGACTCATCAATCAAAAGTAGTCACATGTTGGAAGCCTCCCCAGACATCACCAGCAGTGGGTAATATTGCTTTGTTTCAGgcaaaattaagaaaaaaaaacctgtaatCATACATTATCATATATATTCTACTGGACAGAATAAACAGTTTGTAACAGCCTGGCAAAAATAGAAGCAATTGACCATAAAAGGATATTCAGTGAATGATTTTGTATTCGTCTTAATTGTTCTGCCTCCTTAAGTGATTCCACCTTCAATGTTCACTCTGTTGACTTTTTGACCTTatcataaataaactttgctgcTGTTCCCACTATAAGTGTTCCTCCAGCTACAACTCCTACTACTGGCAGTGCAACAGCTCCTGTGACTCCCAAAGCCACTCCTCCTGCCACCACTCCTCCTACTCCTGCTGCTGTTCCTGCTCCCAATAGAGCTTCTTTCCATTTTCcgttgtttttccttctctcctcttcctggGCTTTTAGAAACATCTCATTTGTATAATGACTTCCTCCATTTCTCTCCACCATTGCATCTATCTTCTTCAGCAGCTGTGGGACCTGATCTTGGTTCTCTTTACTGTCATTGCTGAATCCATGATATCTACCACCACAA containing:
- the LOC119264673 gene encoding GTPase IMAP family member 4-like, translated to MRIVLLGKTGSGKSSAGNTILGSKVFVEDVSPKSVTAQCKEHVVEREGTCISVIDTPGIFDTSMTKEELKAEVEKCISMGGPGPCVFLLVISLATRFSEEERNTVKWILENFGEYASICSIVLLTHADQLKGKRVEDYITESIELNKVINSCGGRFHVLNNEDRENGSQVTELLEKIDLLLERNGEHFYNNELYQQAQKDLREMEERRKKEEEEKSGITGWIRRIMENPKQFLEDRVCSALAGVGLGTAALGLLLAGTAGYILFLMALVTCASIKLAILSHQNCILLDIPYLPIDNSKVD